In one Nomascus leucogenys isolate Asia chromosome 13, Asia_NLE_v1, whole genome shotgun sequence genomic region, the following are encoded:
- the MTRNR2L3 gene encoding humanin-like 3, producing MATRGFSCLLLSTSETDLSVKRRI from the coding sequence ATGGCCACACGAGGGTTCAGCTGTCTCTTACTTTCAACCAGTGAAACGGACCTATCCGTGAAGAGGCGGATATAA